A single Blastococcus colisei DNA region contains:
- the obgE gene encoding GTPase ObgE has product MAAFVDRVVVHVAAGNGGHGVSSVHREKFKPLGGPDGGNGGNGGDIVLEVDPSVHTLLDFHHRPHQKAGNGRPGEGSNRHGGRGEDRILKVPAGTVVSTPDGRVIADLVGAGTRVVLAKGGKGGLGNAALANARRKAPGFALLGEEGEAFDAVIELKSIADVGLVGFPSAGKSSLVAAMSAARPKIADYPFTTLVPNLGVIRSGDTVYTMADVPGLIPGASTGKGLGVQFLRHVERCAVLVHVVDMATMEPGRDPESDIEALEHELAEYGGDELDLVGRLQVAVLNKIDVPDGRELVDLVRASLEKRGLDVYPVSAATGEGLKEFGFALAAHVEAHRASLPTMEPARVTITPKAVDDSGFTVERDPEDDEGFVVHGVRPERWVRQTDFTNDEAVGFLADRLNRLGVEEQLAKAGAREGDAVTIGGVTFDWVPTLPAGTLTVEESAGLGGRGTDSRVDAPHRVRAQERLAAKKARRTPYELSDDTWTDDDLPADLPDDAP; this is encoded by the coding sequence ATGGCCGCTTTCGTCGACCGGGTAGTCGTGCACGTCGCCGCCGGAAACGGTGGCCACGGCGTCTCCTCGGTCCATCGGGAGAAGTTCAAGCCCCTCGGCGGGCCCGACGGGGGCAACGGTGGCAACGGCGGGGACATCGTCCTCGAGGTCGATCCCAGCGTGCACACCCTGCTGGACTTCCACCACCGCCCGCACCAGAAGGCCGGCAACGGCCGCCCCGGTGAGGGCAGCAACCGGCACGGGGGCAGGGGCGAGGACCGGATCCTCAAGGTCCCGGCCGGCACCGTGGTGTCCACCCCCGACGGCCGGGTGATCGCCGACCTCGTCGGCGCGGGCACCCGCGTGGTGCTCGCGAAGGGCGGCAAGGGCGGGCTCGGCAACGCCGCGCTGGCCAACGCGCGCCGCAAGGCGCCCGGCTTCGCCCTGCTGGGCGAGGAGGGGGAGGCGTTCGACGCCGTCATCGAGCTCAAGAGCATCGCCGACGTCGGCCTCGTCGGCTTCCCCTCGGCGGGCAAGTCGTCGCTGGTCGCCGCGATGTCCGCGGCGCGGCCGAAGATCGCCGACTACCCGTTCACCACTCTGGTGCCCAACCTCGGCGTGATCCGCTCCGGCGACACCGTCTACACGATGGCCGACGTCCCCGGCCTCATCCCCGGCGCGTCCACCGGCAAGGGCCTGGGAGTGCAGTTCCTCCGGCACGTCGAGCGTTGCGCCGTCCTGGTGCACGTCGTCGACATGGCGACGATGGAGCCCGGCCGCGACCCGGAGAGCGACATCGAGGCGCTCGAGCACGAGCTCGCCGAATACGGTGGGGACGAGCTCGACCTCGTGGGCCGGCTGCAGGTCGCCGTCCTCAACAAGATCGACGTGCCCGACGGGCGGGAGCTGGTCGACCTGGTCCGCGCCTCCCTGGAGAAGCGCGGCCTGGACGTCTACCCGGTCAGCGCCGCGACGGGTGAGGGGCTGAAGGAGTTCGGCTTCGCACTCGCCGCCCACGTCGAGGCGCACCGCGCCAGCCTGCCCACGATGGAGCCGGCGCGGGTCACCATCACGCCGAAGGCCGTGGACGACTCCGGCTTCACCGTCGAGCGCGACCCCGAGGACGACGAGGGCTTCGTCGTGCACGGGGTGCGTCCGGAGCGCTGGGTCCGCCAGACCGACTTCACCAACGACGAGGCCGTCGGCTTCCTCGCCGACCGGCTCAACCGCCTCGGCGTCGAGGAGCAACTGGCCAAGGCAGGTGCTCGCGAGGGCGACGCCGTCACCATCGGCGGCGTGACCTTCGACTGGGTGCCCACGCTGCCCGCCGGCACGCTGACGGTGGAGGAGTCCGCCGGTCTCGGCGGCCGCGGCACCGACTCCCGCGTGGACGCGCCGCACCGCGTCCGCGCGCAGGAACGGCTCGCCGCCAAGAAGGCCCGACGCACGCCCTACGAGCTCAGCGACGACACCTGGACCGACGACGACCTGCCGGCTGATCTTCCGGACGACGCCCCGTGA
- the rpmA gene encoding 50S ribosomal protein L27 produces MAHKKGASSSRNGRDSNAQRLGVKRFGGQVVKAGEIIVRQRGTHFHPGLGVGRGSDDTLFALAPGAVTFGTRRGRKTVSISAVGA; encoded by the coding sequence ATGGCACACAAGAAGGGCGCCTCGTCGTCCCGCAACGGTCGCGACTCGAACGCCCAGCGCCTCGGCGTGAAGCGCTTCGGCGGCCAGGTCGTCAAGGCCGGGGAGATCATCGTTCGCCAGCGCGGGACCCACTTCCACCCGGGTCTCGGTGTCGGTCGCGGCAGTGACGACACGCTGTTCGCGCTCGCGCCGGGCGCGGTCACCTTCGGCACGCGCCGGGGACGGAAGACCGTCTCCATCTCGGCTGTCGGGGCCTGA
- the rplU gene encoding 50S ribosomal protein L21: MYAVVKAGGSQHKVAVGDMFTINRLQGAAGDTVALPAILLVDGDTVTSDAAALAKVTVTGEIVEHGKGPKIHIHKFKNKTGYHKRQGHRQPLTSVVVRDISKG; the protein is encoded by the coding sequence GTGTACGCAGTGGTGAAGGCCGGTGGCAGCCAGCACAAGGTGGCCGTGGGCGACATGTTCACGATCAACCGCCTGCAGGGCGCAGCCGGTGACACGGTGGCCCTCCCGGCCATCCTGCTGGTCGACGGCGACACCGTCACCAGCGACGCCGCGGCCCTGGCCAAGGTGACGGTGACCGGTGAGATCGTCGAGCACGGCAAGGGCCCGAAGATCCACATCCACAAGTTCAAGAACAAGACCGGGTACCACAAGCGGCAGGGGCACCGTCAGCCCCTGACCAGCGTCGTGGTCCGCGACATCTCGAAGGGCTGA
- a CDS encoding Rne/Rng family ribonuclease produces the protein MADTDSTDTTGETATGPDPDAEVTEVPTVSEDSSVPADPEEDAAETAVEETPAEPEPEPEPEPEPALPRFATAFSSPEPTAVVARPRRRATRSVIAADPDSVEAPAPAPAIPAFVSFVAPSETDVPPPPRRRSRRPAEAPEAAPADEEAPDEPAAAGDDTEGDTGPSRPRRSRSRRKPAEQADVEESSEDVEDTDTEGADSEDADDRDESGTGSRRRRRGRRGRGRGRSGEDSGDEDATEDTSDTESDEDEDDDDESADDAAETESDDSEGGSSTRRRRRRRRRSGGGGGGEDRSEDSDDDDRPERAGRNGRLTSDDDVRGVAGSTRLEAKRQRRRDGRDTGRRRAPILTESEFLARREAVDRTMVIRQRGERTQIAVLEDDVLVEHYVTQASATSFAGNVYLGRVQNVLPSMEAAFVDIGKGRNAVLYAGEVNWDAAGLSGKQRSIETAMKSGDKVLVQVTKDPIGHKGARLTQQINLPGRFLVFVPGGSMTGISRKLPDTERTRLKDILKKIVPEDAGVIIRTAAEGASEEELTRDVNRLTAQWDVIQKKAESTSSAPTLLYGEPDLAIRVIRDVFNEDFKELVVQGDDAWDTVEAYVAHVSPELTGRLTRFTGEGDVFRDLRIDEQLAKALDRKVWLPSGGSLVIDRTEAMTVVDVNTGKFVGSGGNLEQTVTRNNMEAAEEIVRQLRLRDIGGIIVIDFIDMVLESNRDLVLRRLTECLGRDRTKHQVAEVTSLGLVQMTRKRVGQGLLEVFSEPCDHCRGRGVVVSTDPVDEKRRSSGGGGGNAGSGNGGGGSSRRDRAGGRDNAKDAGKDAVAAAEKSEETAPDVVASGDGEAPEGTRSGGRRNRGRRNRGQSGEERAAEDAAVLAGTADDAEAEPAATADIEATDTESADTESADMESADTEAAPVASDAVEVLAVGEQPSADGSTTEPAQAEAVAVQGMAVEEPVAEEPVVEEQAVAAPVEAEATSRPRRRRAASRPAGPPVS, from the coding sequence GTGGCCGATACCGACAGCACCGACACCACCGGCGAGACCGCGACCGGGCCCGACCCGGACGCAGAGGTCACCGAGGTCCCCACCGTGTCCGAGGACTCCTCGGTCCCGGCCGATCCGGAGGAGGACGCGGCGGAGACCGCCGTCGAGGAGACGCCCGCCGAGCCCGAGCCGGAGCCCGAGCCCGAACCGGAGCCCGCTCTGCCGCGGTTCGCGACGGCGTTCAGCTCCCCGGAACCGACCGCCGTGGTCGCCCGCCCCCGGCGCCGCGCGACCCGCTCGGTCATCGCGGCCGACCCCGACTCCGTCGAGGCCCCGGCGCCCGCGCCGGCCATCCCCGCTTTCGTGAGCTTCGTGGCGCCCAGCGAGACCGACGTCCCGCCACCCCCGCGGCGCCGTAGCCGCCGTCCGGCGGAGGCCCCCGAGGCCGCACCTGCCGACGAGGAGGCCCCAGACGAGCCGGCGGCCGCGGGTGACGACACCGAGGGCGACACCGGCCCGTCCCGTCCCCGGCGCAGCCGCTCCCGCCGCAAGCCCGCCGAGCAGGCGGACGTGGAGGAGTCCAGCGAGGACGTCGAGGACACCGACACGGAAGGCGCCGACTCCGAGGACGCCGACGACCGCGACGAGAGCGGCACCGGCAGTCGGCGTCGCCGCCGTGGCCGCCGAGGCCGTGGCCGTGGCCGCAGCGGAGAGGACAGCGGCGACGAGGACGCCACGGAGGACACCTCCGACACCGAGTCCGACGAGGACGAGGACGACGACGACGAGTCCGCCGACGACGCCGCGGAGACCGAGTCCGACGACTCCGAGGGTGGCTCGAGCACCCGTCGCCGGCGCCGTCGCCGCCGCCGCAGCGGTGGCGGGGGAGGCGGGGAGGACCGCAGCGAGGACTCCGACGACGACGACCGTCCCGAGCGCGCCGGCCGCAACGGCCGGCTCACCAGCGACGACGACGTCCGCGGGGTCGCCGGGTCCACCCGCCTGGAGGCCAAGCGCCAGCGCCGCCGGGACGGCCGGGACACCGGTCGCCGCCGCGCGCCGATCCTGACCGAGAGCGAGTTCCTCGCCCGCCGCGAGGCCGTCGACCGCACGATGGTCATCCGGCAGCGCGGTGAGCGGACGCAGATCGCCGTCCTCGAGGACGATGTCCTGGTCGAGCACTACGTGACCCAGGCGTCCGCGACCTCGTTCGCGGGCAACGTCTACCTCGGCCGCGTGCAGAACGTGCTGCCCAGCATGGAGGCCGCCTTCGTCGACATCGGCAAGGGGCGCAACGCCGTCCTCTACGCCGGTGAGGTCAACTGGGACGCCGCCGGCCTGTCCGGCAAGCAGCGCTCGATCGAGACCGCCATGAAGTCCGGCGACAAGGTCCTCGTGCAGGTCACCAAGGACCCGATCGGGCACAAGGGCGCCCGCCTGACCCAGCAGATCAACCTGCCCGGCCGGTTCCTGGTCTTCGTGCCCGGCGGCTCGATGACCGGCATCAGCCGCAAGCTGCCCGACACCGAGCGGACGCGCCTCAAGGACATCCTCAAGAAGATCGTCCCCGAGGACGCCGGCGTGATCATCCGGACCGCCGCGGAGGGCGCCTCGGAGGAGGAGCTCACCCGCGACGTCAACCGGCTGACCGCGCAGTGGGACGTCATCCAGAAGAAGGCCGAGTCGACGTCGAGCGCGCCGACGCTGCTCTACGGCGAGCCCGACCTCGCGATCCGCGTCATCCGCGACGTCTTCAACGAGGACTTCAAGGAGCTCGTCGTCCAGGGCGACGACGCCTGGGACACCGTCGAGGCCTACGTCGCGCACGTCTCCCCGGAGCTGACCGGTCGCCTGACCCGGTTCACCGGCGAGGGTGACGTCTTCCGCGACCTGCGCATCGACGAGCAGCTGGCCAAGGCGCTCGACCGCAAGGTCTGGCTTCCCTCGGGCGGCTCGCTGGTCATCGACCGCACCGAGGCGATGACCGTCGTCGACGTCAACACCGGCAAGTTCGTCGGCTCGGGCGGGAACCTCGAGCAGACGGTGACGCGCAACAACATGGAGGCCGCGGAGGAGATCGTCCGTCAGCTCCGGCTGCGCGACATCGGCGGCATCATCGTCATCGACTTCATCGACATGGTGCTCGAGAGCAACCGCGACCTCGTGCTGCGGCGGCTCACCGAGTGCCTGGGTCGCGACCGCACCAAGCACCAGGTCGCCGAGGTCACCTCGCTGGGCCTGGTCCAGATGACCCGCAAGCGCGTGGGCCAGGGCCTGCTCGAGGTCTTCTCCGAGCCGTGCGACCACTGCCGCGGTCGTGGCGTCGTCGTCAGCACCGACCCGGTGGACGAGAAGCGCCGCAGCAGCGGCGGCGGAGGCGGGAACGCCGGCAGCGGCAACGGCGGTGGCGGCAGCAGCCGCCGGGACCGCGCCGGCGGCCGGGACAACGCCAAGGACGCCGGCAAGGACGCCGTCGCGGCGGCCGAGAAGTCGGAGGAGACGGCACCCGACGTCGTCGCATCCGGGGACGGCGAGGCTCCCGAGGGCACCCGAAGTGGCGGCCGCCGGAACCGGGGACGTCGCAACCGTGGCCAGTCCGGTGAGGAGCGCGCGGCCGAGGACGCAGCCGTCCTCGCGGGCACGGCCGACGACGCGGAGGCCGAGCCGGCCGCGACCGCCGACATCGAGGCGACCGACACGGAGAGCGCCGACACGGAGAGCGCCGACATGGAGTCCGCCGACACGGAGGCGGCCCCGGTGGCGAGCGACGCGGTCGAGGTCCTGGCGGTCGGGGAGCAGCCGTCCGCTGACGGCTCCACCACGGAGCCGGCGCAGGCCGAGGCCGTCGCCGTCCAGGGAATGGCTGTCGAGGAGCCGGTCGCCGAGGAGCCCGTGGTCGAGGAGCAGGCCGTTGCGGCACCGGTAGAGGCCGAGGCGACCTCCCGTCCGCGTCGCCGCCGGGCCGCCAGCCGTCCGGCGGGTCCGCCCGTCTCCTGA
- a CDS encoding TIGR03936 family radical SAM-associated protein encodes MARQPDGPPPPPTVQKLRIRYAKRGRLRFASHRDLARTLERALRRAQVPMAFSAGFSPHPKISYLGAAPTGAASEAEYVEIGLAVACDPEAVRAALDAALPDEVAILECVQAAEGTGSLADRIDTSVWRVELPGVALADLRPAVEEFLSRDVVTVAKRTKNGLKDVDARASVASASAGEEAGCAILHMVVRQLTPAVRPDDVLAALAAVADLHPPLPPRAVREAQGRLDDTGTVADPLGPDRAARPLREHAAI; translated from the coding sequence ATGGCCCGTCAGCCCGACGGTCCGCCCCCACCGCCGACCGTCCAGAAACTGCGCATCCGCTACGCCAAGCGGGGCCGCCTCCGGTTCGCGAGTCACCGCGACCTCGCCCGCACCCTGGAGCGGGCGCTGCGCCGCGCCCAGGTGCCGATGGCGTTCTCGGCCGGCTTCAGCCCGCACCCGAAGATCTCCTACCTCGGGGCGGCGCCCACCGGTGCCGCCAGCGAGGCCGAGTACGTGGAGATCGGCCTGGCGGTCGCCTGCGACCCAGAGGCCGTCCGGGCCGCGCTGGACGCCGCGCTGCCCGACGAGGTGGCAATCCTGGAGTGCGTCCAGGCGGCCGAGGGGACCGGGTCACTGGCCGACCGCATCGACACCTCGGTCTGGCGCGTGGAGCTGCCCGGAGTCGCCCTCGCGGACCTGCGGCCGGCCGTCGAGGAGTTCCTCTCCCGCGACGTCGTGACCGTCGCCAAGCGGACGAAGAACGGCCTCAAGGACGTCGACGCGCGCGCGTCGGTCGCCAGCGCGTCGGCGGGCGAGGAGGCAGGTTGTGCCATACTGCACATGGTCGTCCGGCAGCTGACGCCCGCTGTACGACCAGACGACGTGTTGGCCGCCCTGGCTGCCGTCGCCGACCTGCACCCGCCGTTGCCCCCCCGGGCCGTGCGTGAGGCGCAGGGCCGGCTCGACGACACCGGGACCGTGGCCGATCCGCTCGGTCCCGACCGCGCGGCGCGCCCCCTCCGGGAGCACGCGGCGATCTGA
- a CDS encoding TIGR03960 family B12-binding radical SAM protein, which yields MTGETLYPRLEPLLAQIQKPIQYVGGELNSQVKPWEDADVHWALMYPDAYEVGLPNQGLMILYEVLNERPDALAERTYAVWPDLAALMRENGVPQFTVDGHRSVRDFDLLGVSFATELGYTNLLEALDLAGVPIHAVDRDESHPVVVAGGHAAFNPEPVADFVDCAVLGDGEQVVGDITDVVKAWKAQGRPGGRVELLARLARVEGVYVPRFYAVAYGPDGAIAGVQRTRDDVPAKVGKRTVMDLDEWPYPKTPIVPLAESVHERMSVEIFRGCTRGCRFCQAGMITRPVRERTITGIGSMVEQGLKATGYEEVGLLSLSSADHSEIGQLAKELADRYEDSKVSLSLPSTRVDAFNVTLANELSRNGRRSGLTFAPEGGSERIRRVINKTVSKDDLVRTVTTAYANGWRQVKLYFMCGLPTETDEDVLEIADLAVEVIKAGREASGQKDIRCTVSIGGFVPKPHTPFQWASQASAETIDHRLRVLRQKINEDRRIGRSIGLRYHDGKPGVIEGLLSRGDRRVGRVIERVWRDGGKFDGWSEHFSFDRWTTAAEEELAPLGVDLDWFTTRERTEHEVLPWDHLDSGLDKEWLWEDWQEALSEEEVADCRWTPCYDCGVCPTMGTEIQIGPTGRSLLPLTVV from the coding sequence ATGACTGGTGAGACTCTGTACCCCCGCCTCGAGCCCCTGCTGGCTCAGATCCAGAAGCCGATCCAGTACGTCGGCGGTGAACTGAACTCGCAGGTGAAGCCCTGGGAGGACGCCGACGTCCACTGGGCGCTGATGTACCCCGACGCCTACGAGGTGGGGCTGCCCAACCAGGGCCTGATGATCCTGTACGAGGTGCTCAACGAGCGCCCCGACGCCCTCGCCGAGCGCACGTACGCCGTCTGGCCCGACCTCGCCGCGCTGATGCGCGAGAACGGCGTCCCCCAGTTCACCGTCGACGGGCACCGCTCGGTCCGCGACTTCGACCTCCTCGGCGTCAGCTTCGCGACCGAGCTCGGCTACACCAACCTGCTCGAGGCGCTCGACCTGGCGGGCGTTCCCATCCACGCCGTCGACCGGGACGAGAGCCACCCCGTCGTCGTCGCCGGCGGGCACGCCGCCTTCAACCCCGAGCCGGTCGCCGACTTCGTCGACTGCGCCGTGCTGGGTGACGGCGAGCAGGTCGTCGGCGACATCACCGACGTCGTCAAGGCGTGGAAGGCGCAGGGGCGGCCCGGCGGCCGCGTCGAGCTGCTCGCCCGCCTGGCCCGCGTCGAGGGCGTCTACGTGCCGCGGTTCTACGCCGTCGCCTACGGGCCGGACGGCGCCATCGCGGGCGTGCAGCGCACGCGGGACGACGTCCCGGCGAAGGTCGGCAAGCGCACCGTCATGGACCTCGACGAGTGGCCCTACCCGAAGACGCCGATCGTCCCGCTGGCGGAATCAGTCCACGAGCGGATGAGTGTCGAGATCTTCCGCGGCTGCACCCGCGGCTGCCGCTTCTGCCAGGCCGGGATGATCACCCGCCCGGTGCGCGAGCGGACCATCACGGGCATCGGCTCCATGGTCGAGCAGGGCCTCAAGGCGACCGGCTACGAGGAGGTGGGGCTGCTGTCGCTGTCCAGCGCCGACCACTCCGAGATCGGCCAGCTGGCCAAGGAACTCGCCGACCGCTACGAGGACTCCAAGGTCAGCCTCAGCCTGCCGAGCACCCGTGTCGACGCCTTCAACGTCACCCTCGCCAACGAACTGTCCCGCAACGGACGGCGTTCCGGCCTCACCTTCGCCCCCGAGGGCGGCAGCGAGCGGATCCGGCGGGTGATCAACAAGACGGTGTCCAAGGACGACCTCGTCCGCACGGTCACCACCGCCTACGCCAACGGCTGGCGCCAGGTGAAGCTCTACTTCATGTGCGGCCTGCCCACCGAGACCGACGAGGACGTGCTGGAGATCGCCGACCTCGCCGTCGAGGTGATCAAGGCCGGCCGGGAGGCCAGCGGGCAGAAGGACATCCGCTGCACCGTCAGCATCGGCGGGTTCGTGCCCAAGCCGCACACGCCGTTCCAGTGGGCCAGCCAGGCCAGCGCCGAGACCATCGACCACCGGCTGCGCGTGCTGCGGCAGAAGATCAACGAGGACCGGCGCATCGGCCGCTCGATCGGCCTGCGCTACCACGACGGCAAGCCCGGCGTGATCGAGGGGCTGCTGTCCCGCGGCGACCGCCGCGTCGGCCGGGTCATCGAGCGGGTCTGGCGGGACGGCGGGAAGTTCGACGGCTGGAGCGAGCACTTCTCGTTCGACCGCTGGACGACGGCGGCGGAGGAGGAGCTCGCGCCCCTCGGCGTCGACCTCGACTGGTTCACCACCCGCGAGCGCACCGAGCACGAGGTCCTGCCCTGGGACCACCTGGACTCCGGGCTGGACAAGGAGTGGCTCTGGGAGGACTGGCAGGAGGCATTGAGCGAGGAGGAGGTCGCCGACTGCCGGTGGACCCCCTGCTACGACTGCGGCGTCTGCCCGACCATGGGCACCGAGATCCAGATCGGCCCCACCGGCCGCAGCCTGCTGCCGCTCACCGTCGTCTGA
- the ndk gene encoding nucleoside-diphosphate kinase — protein sequence MSTSAPERTLVLVKPDGVARGLVGEVLSRLEAKGLRLVAAELRTLTRETAETHYAEHSERPFFADLVEFITGGPLMALVVEGPRTIEAFRALAGATDPVKAAPGTIRGDFALEVQNNIVHGSDSPESAAREVKLFFPDLG from the coding sequence GTGTCCACCTCCGCGCCCGAGCGCACTCTGGTCCTGGTCAAGCCCGACGGCGTCGCCCGCGGCCTCGTGGGGGAGGTGCTGTCGCGGCTGGAAGCCAAGGGGCTGCGCCTGGTCGCCGCGGAGCTGCGGACGCTGACCCGGGAGACCGCCGAGACCCACTACGCCGAGCACAGCGAGCGGCCCTTCTTCGCCGACCTCGTCGAGTTCATCACCGGAGGCCCGCTGATGGCGCTGGTCGTCGAGGGCCCGCGCACGATCGAGGCGTTCCGCGCTCTCGCCGGCGCCACCGACCCGGTGAAGGCCGCCCCCGGCACCATCCGGGGCGACTTCGCCCTCGAGGTGCAGAACAACATCGTGCACGGCTCGGACTCGCCAGAATCCGCCGCGCGCGAGGTGAAGCTCTTCTTCCCCGACCTGGGCTGA
- a CDS encoding S8 family serine peptidase: MTTRARRTLTVVATVGVLAAASAPASAETPVNPEVEAVPSVLRAELSAAEEQSLSQLTEGAGVQVEAFVVTPGGAEIITLDAGSEADAHVASGLLLDQPSVEAANLTVPVFAVGGALPQYGNVMVRSAEALAEVDNPLADVVVAVLDTGVNPHTELAAALAPGQNFTDSPGGASDTSDRHGHGTHVAGTVGADAGSQVEGVAPGVRIMPVKVLGDDGGGFSNWANSGIVYAADNGADVINLSLGGPDASGVFRSAVDYARSKGVTVIAAAGNEGNSIPLYPAAEVGVIAVAAVDEAKQKAFFSNYGSYVDVAAPGVGITSTDKSGSYSSMSGTSMAAPHVAGVAALVKAAAPGFTPDQVEQVLIAVAEDRGATGRDDVFGHGLVDALGAVRAANAIETGTPPGAPTIGAVTPGARSAVVNWSPPTSDGGTPVTAYTVQTQAAGTLVRSDQVAAPATSATLSGLTTGTTYTFSVTATTLAATGPASAASEPVVPTEPAHVPATDVVTSHRLGVDSLNLWQMHVSEPHAGYGTSRLVETLDFGGFSYSRSRTVSGSFGDLTSSDDGTADHVIWHAQPNGGVLLWAIGGGGDTTPRVLQDLRTGGWSWAASTPMAADVTGDGLDDVVVRHTNGPSASNYWVFPATGGGFGSPQLWTQLSGATQRPVVADVDGDARADLVVARPAGTGGGLTYAVHRSTGDAFESTGQTVFTGPVSGGWSFDRSRTLAGDVTGDGLVDLVTAHDQSAGGGLLVWVHVNCTAGVTACTEPVQIWQDLRTGGWSYAGSRQHMADTDGDGDDDLISMHSQGGNPGILVWRHRSTTTRLSTPDVVADLRTGGWTYAVSRDTTA, from the coding sequence GTGACCACCCGAGCCCGCCGGACCCTGACCGTCGTCGCCACCGTCGGCGTCCTCGCGGCTGCCTCCGCCCCGGCGTCCGCCGAGACGCCGGTGAACCCCGAGGTCGAGGCCGTCCCGTCCGTCCTGCGCGCGGAGCTGTCGGCCGCCGAGGAGCAGTCGCTCTCGCAGCTGACCGAGGGCGCCGGGGTGCAGGTCGAGGCCTTCGTGGTCACGCCGGGCGGCGCGGAGATCATCACCCTCGACGCAGGCTCCGAGGCCGACGCGCACGTCGCCAGCGGATTGCTCCTGGATCAGCCGTCGGTCGAGGCGGCGAACCTCACCGTGCCGGTCTTCGCGGTCGGCGGCGCGTTGCCGCAGTACGGCAACGTGATGGTGCGCTCGGCCGAGGCCCTCGCCGAGGTCGACAACCCGCTCGCCGACGTCGTCGTCGCCGTGCTGGACACCGGGGTCAACCCGCACACCGAACTGGCCGCCGCGTTGGCGCCCGGCCAGAACTTCACCGACTCGCCCGGCGGCGCATCGGACACCAGCGACCGGCACGGGCACGGCACACACGTGGCCGGCACCGTCGGCGCCGATGCCGGCAGCCAGGTGGAGGGCGTCGCACCGGGCGTGCGGATCATGCCGGTCAAGGTCCTCGGCGACGACGGAGGGGGTTTCTCCAACTGGGCGAACTCGGGCATCGTCTACGCCGCCGACAACGGCGCCGACGTGATCAACCTGTCGCTGGGCGGCCCCGACGCGTCGGGGGTCTTCCGGTCGGCGGTCGACTACGCGCGGTCCAAGGGAGTCACGGTCATCGCCGCGGCCGGCAACGAGGGCAACTCGATCCCCCTCTACCCGGCGGCCGAGGTCGGCGTCATCGCCGTCGCCGCGGTCGACGAAGCCAAGCAGAAGGCCTTCTTCTCCAACTACGGCAGCTACGTCGACGTCGCCGCCCCGGGGGTGGGGATCACCTCCACCGACAAGTCCGGCAGCTACTCGTCCATGAGCGGGACCTCGATGGCCGCGCCGCACGTGGCCGGAGTCGCAGCGCTGGTGAAGGCGGCCGCCCCTGGCTTCACTCCCGATCAGGTCGAGCAGGTACTGATCGCCGTGGCCGAGGACCGCGGTGCCACCGGCCGCGACGACGTCTTCGGCCATGGCCTGGTCGACGCGCTGGGCGCGGTCCGGGCGGCCAACGCCATCGAGACGGGGACGCCGCCGGGCGCGCCGACGATCGGAGCGGTGACCCCGGGCGCCCGCTCGGCGGTCGTCAACTGGTCGCCGCCGACGTCGGACGGCGGGACGCCGGTCACCGCCTACACCGTGCAGACCCAGGCAGCCGGCACGCTGGTGCGCAGCGACCAGGTGGCCGCGCCGGCCACGAGCGCCACGCTGAGCGGGTTGACGACCGGCACGACCTACACGTTCTCGGTCACGGCGACCACCCTGGCGGCGACCGGCCCTGCCTCCGCGGCGAGCGAGCCGGTGGTGCCCACGGAGCCTGCGCACGTCCCGGCCACCGATGTGGTGACCTCCCACCGGCTCGGCGTGGACTCGCTGAACCTCTGGCAGATGCACGTCTCCGAGCCGCACGCCGGCTACGGCACCAGCCGGCTGGTGGAGACGCTCGACTTCGGCGGCTTCTCCTACAGCCGCTCACGTACCGTCTCCGGCTCGTTCGGCGACCTCACGTCGAGCGACGACGGCACCGCCGACCACGTCATCTGGCACGCCCAGCCCAACGGTGGCGTGCTGCTCTGGGCCATCGGCGGCGGCGGCGACACCACTCCACGGGTGCTGCAGGACCTGCGCACCGGCGGCTGGTCGTGGGCGGCCTCCACCCCGATGGCCGCCGATGTCACCGGTGACGGCCTCGATGACGTCGTCGTCCGCCACACGAACGGACCCTCCGCGTCCAACTACTGGGTCTTCCCCGCCACCGGCGGGGGCTTCGGCAGCCCCCAGCTGTGGACCCAGCTGTCCGGCGCCACGCAGCGACCGGTCGTGGCCGACGTCGACGGCGACGCCCGCGCCGATCTCGTCGTCGCCCGTCCCGCCGGTACCGGCGGCGGGCTGACATACGCGGTGCACCGCAGCACCGGTGATGCCTTCGAGTCCACCGGCCAGACCGTGTTCACCGGCCCGGTGTCCGGCGGCTGGTCGTTCGACCGCTCGCGCACGCTGGCCGGCGACGTCACCGGCGACGGACTGGTCGATCTCGTCACCGCGCACGACCAGTCCGCCGGTGGCGGCCTGCTCGTCTGGGTGCACGTCAACTGCACGGCCGGCGTCACCGCCTGCACTGAGCCGGTCCAGATCTGGCAGGACCTGCGCACCGGCGGCTGGTCGTACGCGGGGTCCCGCCAGCACATGGCCGATACCGACGGCGACGGCGACGACGACCTGATCAGCATGCATTCCCAGGGCGGCAACCCGGGCATCCTGGTCTGGCGGCACCGCAGCACGACCACCCGCCTGTCGACACCCGACGTCGTGGCCGACCTGCGCACCGGCGGGTGGACCTACGCCGTCAGCCGCGACACCACGGCCTAG